In Spirosoma aureum, a single genomic region encodes these proteins:
- the rplD gene encoding 50S ribosomal protein L4 codes for MDVIVYNSKGEDTGKKVTLPEEVFGIEPNQHAIYLDVKQYLANQRQGTHKAKERAENAHSTRKLKKQKGTGGARAGSAKSPVFVGGGTIFGPRPRDYSFKLNKKVKSLARKSALAAKAQAEKISVIDSITLESPRTKDYIQFLSDLNLTGRKTLLILPDVNLNVVLSSRNVQKAKVTTASQVNTYDLINADQLLISEEALSTIQTLFDK; via the coding sequence ATGGACGTAATCGTATATAACAGCAAGGGCGAGGACACGGGCAAGAAGGTCACGCTGCCGGAAGAGGTTTTCGGTATTGAGCCGAACCAACACGCGATTTATCTCGACGTGAAACAATACCTGGCTAACCAACGTCAGGGAACGCACAAAGCGAAAGAGCGCGCTGAAAATGCACACTCAACCCGCAAACTGAAGAAGCAAAAAGGTACAGGTGGTGCTCGCGCAGGTAGCGCTAAATCGCCGGTATTCGTTGGTGGTGGTACGATTTTCGGACCTCGCCCCCGCGATTATAGCTTCAAACTGAACAAGAAAGTGAAATCGCTGGCCCGCAAATCGGCTCTTGCCGCTAAAGCGCAGGCCGAAAAGATTTCGGTTATTGACAGCATTACGCTGGAGTCGCCCCGTACGAAGGATTACATACAGTTTTTGAGTGACCTGAATTTGACAGGCCGTAAAACACTGCTTATCCTGCCGGATGTGAATCTGAACGTTGTGTTATCGAGCCGGAACGTGCAGAAGGCAAAAGTGACAACCGCATCGCAGGTAAATACCTACGATCTGATAAACGCCGACCAACTGCTGATCAGCGAAGAAGCTTTGTCAACCATCCAAACGCTGTTCGACAAATAA
- the rplC gene encoding 50S ribosomal protein L3, protein MSGLIGKKIGMTSVYNADGQALACTVIETGPCVVTQVRSVEKDGYAAVQLGFGDKKEKHTNKPELGHFKKAGTTPKRKLVEFKEFVQEFNLGDTLTAADVFGEGDFVDVVGTAKGRGFQGVVKRHGFAGVGGQTHGQHNRGRHPGSIGACSFPSRVFKGLRMAGRMGGNRVKVQNLRVLRVLSEQNLLVVSGSVPGAKNSYVIIEK, encoded by the coding sequence ATGTCTGGTTTAATTGGCAAGAAAATCGGGATGACCAGCGTGTACAATGCGGACGGGCAGGCTCTGGCATGTACAGTGATTGAAACAGGTCCCTGTGTCGTAACCCAAGTTCGTAGCGTCGAGAAAGACGGCTACGCGGCTGTGCAGCTGGGTTTTGGCGACAAGAAAGAAAAGCACACCAACAAGCCGGAGTTGGGCCACTTCAAAAAAGCTGGTACCACACCTAAGCGCAAACTCGTCGAATTTAAAGAATTCGTACAAGAGTTTAACCTGGGTGATACGCTCACGGCGGCCGACGTATTCGGCGAAGGCGACTTCGTTGACGTAGTCGGAACAGCCAAAGGGCGCGGCTTCCAGGGCGTTGTGAAGCGTCACGGATTCGCCGGTGTTGGCGGTCAAACGCACGGCCAGCACAACCGGGGTCGTCACCCAGGTTCGATCGGTGCCTGCTCATTCCCATCACGGGTTTTCAAAGGTCTGCGCATGGCCGGCCGTATGGGCGGTAACCGCGTAAAGGTGCAAAACCTGCGCGTTCTGCGCGTTCTGTCTGAGCAAAACCTGCTCGTTGTTAGTGGTTCAGTTCCAGGAGCCAAAAATTCATACGTTATTATTGAGAAATAG
- the rpsJ gene encoding 30S ribosomal protein S10: protein MSQKIRIKLKSFDHMLVDKSAEKIVKAVKSTGAIVSGPIPLPTDKEIYTVLRSPHVNKKAREQFQLCTYKRLVDIYSSSAKTVDALMKLELPSGVDVEIKV, encoded by the coding sequence ATGAGCCAAAAAATTCGCATTAAGCTGAAATCGTTTGACCATATGCTGGTTGACAAATCGGCGGAGAAAATCGTAAAGGCCGTAAAATCGACGGGCGCTATCGTCAGTGGCCCCATCCCTCTTCCGACCGACAAAGAGATTTACACCGTACTGCGGTCACCCCACGTCAACAAGAAAGCGCGGGAGCAGTTCCAACTGTGCACCTACAAGCGTCTGGTCGACATCTATAGCAGCAGCGCTAAAACGGTTGATGCATTAATGAAACTCGAATTGCCGAGTGGTGTTGATGTAGAGATCAAAGTCTAA
- the fusA gene encoding elongation factor G: protein MARDLNFTRNIGIAAHIDAGKTTTTERILYYAGVSHKIGEVHDGAATMDWMEQEQERGITITSAATTVDWTYRDKKYHINIIDTPGHVDFTVEVNRSLRVLDGLVFLFSAVDGVEPQSETNWRLANNYNVARLGFVNKMDRSGADFLNVCKQVKEMLGSYAVPLQLPIGEEENFKGVVDLVNFRGIQWNEDDKGMTFREVPIPDDMLEEATEWREKLLEAVAEFDDSLMEKYFEDPESISEDEILAALRKATISMKIVPMLCGSSFKNKGVQTMLDYVMALLPSPMDKESIKGTNPNTGEEISRKPSSTEPFSALAFKIATDPYVGRLCFVRSYSGVLESGSYILNNRSGNKERISRIFQMHANKQNQIDRLEAGDIGAVVGFKDIKTGDTLSDEKHPIVLESMVFPDPVIGYAIEPKKSADQDNFSKAIGKLIEEDPTLKVESNEETGQTIIRGMGELHLEIIIDRMRREFKVEVNQGAPQVAYKEKLTKNVEHREVYKKQTGGRGKFADIVFELGPRGQDENGVVQPGLEFVNGIVGGVIPREFIPAVQKGFDESLKNGPLAGFPLESMKVRLFHGSYHDVDSDSLSFEMAARLGFREAARQAGPKLLEPIMAVEVLTPEEYTGPITGDLNRRRGVMKGMDTKAGSQVIKADVPLSELFGYVTDLRTMSSGRATANLTFSHYEVVPQNISDTVVAKEKGTVKA, encoded by the coding sequence ATGGCTCGCGATTTAAATTTCACGAGAAACATCGGTATCGCTGCTCACATTGACGCAGGTAAAACGACCACAACCGAACGAATTCTCTATTACGCCGGGGTAAGCCACAAAATCGGTGAGGTACACGATGGTGCCGCCACGATGGACTGGATGGAGCAGGAGCAGGAGCGTGGTATCACGATCACTTCCGCTGCTACGACCGTTGACTGGACCTACCGGGACAAGAAATACCACATCAACATCATTGATACGCCAGGCCACGTTGACTTCACCGTTGAAGTGAACCGTTCGCTACGCGTTCTTGATGGTCTGGTGTTCCTCTTCAGCGCCGTTGATGGTGTAGAACCACAGTCAGAAACCAACTGGCGTCTGGCCAACAACTATAACGTAGCTCGTCTGGGCTTCGTTAACAAAATGGACCGTTCGGGAGCCGACTTCCTGAATGTGTGCAAACAGGTAAAAGAAATGTTGGGTAGCTACGCTGTTCCCCTTCAATTGCCAATCGGCGAAGAAGAGAACTTTAAAGGTGTAGTTGACCTCGTTAACTTCCGCGGTATCCAGTGGAATGAAGACGATAAAGGTATGACGTTCCGGGAAGTTCCTATCCCAGACGATATGCTGGAAGAAGCCACCGAATGGCGCGAAAAACTCCTTGAAGCCGTTGCTGAATTCGACGACAGCCTAATGGAGAAATATTTCGAAGATCCAGAGTCAATTTCGGAAGACGAAATCCTGGCGGCTCTTCGTAAAGCTACCATCAGCATGAAAATTGTGCCGATGCTTTGCGGGTCTTCGTTCAAAAATAAAGGTGTTCAAACCATGCTTGACTACGTGATGGCTCTGTTGCCATCGCCTATGGATAAAGAAAGCATCAAAGGCACCAACCCAAACACGGGTGAAGAGATTTCACGTAAGCCGTCATCTACCGAACCATTCTCGGCTCTGGCGTTCAAAATCGCAACCGACCCATACGTAGGTCGTTTGTGCTTTGTTCGTTCTTACTCGGGTGTGCTGGAGTCAGGTTCTTATATCCTGAATAACCGTTCGGGTAACAAAGAGCGGATTTCGCGGATTTTCCAGATGCACGCTAATAAGCAGAACCAGATCGACCGTCTGGAAGCTGGTGATATCGGTGCTGTGGTGGGTTTTAAAGACATCAAGACGGGTGATACCCTGTCTGATGAGAAGCACCCAATCGTTCTGGAGTCGATGGTATTCCCTGATCCAGTTATCGGATATGCTATCGAACCGAAGAAATCAGCCGATCAGGATAACTTCTCGAAAGCTATCGGTAAACTGATCGAAGAAGATCCAACCTTGAAGGTTGAATCGAACGAAGAAACCGGTCAGACCATTATCCGTGGTATGGGTGAGCTTCATCTTGAAATCATCATCGACCGGATGCGTCGTGAGTTCAAAGTGGAAGTAAACCAGGGTGCTCCACAGGTGGCCTACAAAGAAAAACTTACCAAAAACGTTGAACACCGTGAAGTTTACAAGAAACAAACGGGTGGTCGTGGTAAGTTTGCTGATATCGTATTTGAACTCGGACCACGGGGCCAAGACGAAAATGGTGTTGTTCAGCCTGGTCTGGAATTCGTAAACGGTATTGTCGGTGGTGTGATTCCTCGCGAATTCATCCCAGCTGTACAGAAAGGCTTTGACGAATCGCTGAAGAACGGTCCGTTGGCTGGCTTCCCGCTCGAAAGCATGAAAGTTCGGTTGTTCCACGGTTCGTACCACGACGTTGACTCCGATTCTTTGTCTTTTGAAATGGCGGCTCGTCTGGGCTTCCGTGAAGCAGCTCGTCAGGCTGGTCCTAAACTGCTTGAGCCAATCATGGCAGTTGAAGTACTGACACCAGAAGAATATACCGGTCCAATCACGGGTGACCTGAACCGTCGTCGTGGTGTCATGAAAGGTATGGATACGAAAGCCGGATCGCAGGTAATCAAGGCCGATGTTCCCCTATCGGAACTGTTCGGTTACGTAACGGATTTACGGACGATGTCATCTGGTCGTGCTACAGCTAACCTGACGTTCTCGCACTACGAAGTTGTGCCACAGAACATTTCAGACACGGTTGTAGCCAAAGAAAAAGGTACAGTGAAGGCGTAA
- a CDS encoding ABC transporter ATP-binding protein — MQNPYITLLRTAWTYARHEKRQYILVYFLFIMANVVAAIRPLLFGWFIGELQKQDTAILRLVWLYAGGYVALELLEWAFHGPARVMERRLAFNLSRNFLDELFHQTLYLPVGWHKDHHSGATINRIRKAYDALKTFFQDGFIYIQALSKFVFSFGAMLFFSPLFGLAGVALGALTIWVILRFDRPFIKALDETNEREHVVSSTLFDSLSNIITVITLRLEQRIQESLGSKIAAVFPPFMRQVRINEWKWFVASMLVALIYIVLATGYVYQHYTPGQVFLIGGLVTLLGYVNQFTSVFHDVAWQYTQIVQFNTDVQTARGIKEAYGQHERPDYETLPDRWQTIDIAGLNFSHSHSGSTDRKAPNLNNLKISLSRGKRIAFIGESGSGKSTLLTLLRGLYAPEPGLSVWVDGQHFSNLNGVSNTVTLFPQEPEIFENTIAYNITLGLPFEDDEITQVCQIARFDDVVRQLPNGLETNIQEKGVNLSGGQRQRLALARGILAARTSDIVLLDEPTSSVDPKTELAVYRQLLREFSSKALVSTLHRLHLLPLFDYIYIMQDGRIVDEGNFSTLLTRSSTFQEMWAHQKEALQAENQQVDS; from the coding sequence ATGCAAAATCCATATATAACCCTACTTCGAACAGCCTGGACGTATGCCCGGCACGAAAAGAGGCAGTATATACTGGTTTATTTCCTATTTATTATGGCCAATGTAGTGGCGGCTATTCGTCCGTTGCTATTCGGGTGGTTTATTGGGGAGCTTCAAAAGCAGGACACAGCCATTTTACGGCTGGTATGGCTTTATGCGGGTGGTTATGTAGCCCTTGAACTATTAGAATGGGCTTTTCATGGACCGGCAAGGGTTATGGAACGGCGATTGGCTTTCAATTTAAGCCGTAATTTTCTGGACGAATTATTTCACCAGACCCTATACCTTCCTGTTGGCTGGCATAAAGATCACCACAGTGGAGCAACGATCAATCGAATACGAAAGGCTTACGATGCCCTGAAAACGTTTTTTCAGGACGGCTTTATTTATATACAGGCGCTATCCAAATTCGTGTTTTCATTTGGAGCAATGCTATTCTTTTCTCCTTTATTTGGGCTGGCAGGTGTTGCTTTGGGTGCCTTAACTATTTGGGTTATTCTCCGCTTCGACCGTCCTTTCATTAAGGCACTTGACGAGACGAATGAACGCGAACACGTTGTTTCATCGACTCTGTTCGACAGTTTATCCAATATTATTACTGTCATAACCCTACGATTAGAACAACGGATTCAGGAAAGTTTAGGCAGTAAAATCGCGGCCGTTTTTCCGCCGTTCATGAGACAGGTACGAATCAATGAGTGGAAATGGTTTGTAGCATCAATGTTGGTAGCGCTTATTTATATTGTACTGGCAACAGGCTATGTTTACCAGCATTACACACCAGGTCAGGTCTTTCTTATTGGAGGTTTAGTAACACTGCTGGGCTATGTGAACCAATTTACGAGTGTTTTTCATGATGTAGCCTGGCAATATACACAGATCGTACAGTTTAATACGGATGTTCAAACGGCACGGGGTATTAAAGAAGCTTATGGTCAACACGAACGGCCAGATTACGAAACATTACCCGATAGATGGCAAACTATTGACATAGCGGGACTCAATTTCTCACATAGTCACTCAGGCTCAACCGATCGTAAAGCCCCGAACTTAAATAATCTAAAAATTAGCCTAAGCCGAGGTAAACGAATTGCTTTTATTGGGGAAAGTGGTTCTGGCAAGAGTACCCTATTAACGCTCTTGCGCGGCTTATATGCACCAGAACCCGGCTTGTCGGTGTGGGTAGATGGTCAACATTTTTCCAATCTAAACGGTGTTTCTAACACGGTAACGCTGTTTCCGCAGGAACCGGAGATTTTCGAGAACACAATAGCTTACAATATTACTCTTGGCTTACCCTTTGAGGATGATGAGATTACCCAGGTTTGTCAAATTGCTCGTTTTGATGATGTAGTCAGGCAATTACCGAATGGTCTCGAAACGAATATTCAGGAAAAAGGCGTGAATCTGTCGGGTGGCCAGCGGCAACGACTAGCACTGGCACGGGGCATACTAGCCGCCCGAACGAGCGATATCGTACTCCTGGATGAACCAACAAGCAGTGTAGACCCCAAAACTGAGCTAGCTGTTTATCGTCAGCTTCTGCGCGAATTTTCTAGCAAAGCCTTAGTATCAACTCTTCATCGACTCCACTTGCTCCCGCTGTTCGATTATATCTACATTATGCAGGATGGCCGCATTGTCGATGAAGGTAATTTCTCAACGCTGCTGACGCGAAGTTCTACTTTTCAGGAAATGTGGGCGCATCAGAAAGAAGCCTTGCAGGCTGAAAACCAGCAAGTCGATAGCTAA
- a CDS encoding LexA family transcriptional regulator, giving the protein MAGKCLEKINDAVTIQDRLKQVFDALGITIYQIAKELGENPSKFYNILNGRAKPSYDTIMSLLACYPQISADYLIRGILPVLNSPEPNAKMMSSDDETVEVPFVPVRFYATFVESYADGSSASETESFRVRKPVMKGHRQAVVLEISGNSMSPQLAHGAKVLAVRISESDWEYQSGGVYAVMYRDYFVVKRIRDNELITRKYLTLHSDNPNGGNVTVPLQDIRGMWKIVTIVEAPVE; this is encoded by the coding sequence ATGGCAGGAAAATGTTTAGAAAAAATTAATGACGCAGTGACTATACAAGATCGATTAAAGCAGGTGTTTGATGCTTTGGGCATTACTATCTATCAGATTGCCAAAGAATTAGGCGAGAACCCGTCTAAATTTTATAACATTCTGAATGGGCGGGCCAAACCATCGTATGACACCATCATGAGTTTACTGGCGTGTTATCCTCAAATCAGTGCAGATTACCTGATACGGGGGATTCTTCCTGTGCTGAATTCGCCGGAGCCCAATGCAAAAATGATGTCATCCGATGATGAAACCGTCGAGGTGCCGTTTGTGCCGGTTCGATTCTACGCCACATTTGTGGAGAGTTATGCCGATGGCTCCAGCGCATCAGAAACAGAATCATTCCGGGTTCGAAAACCCGTCATGAAAGGGCATAGGCAGGCGGTTGTGCTGGAAATCTCAGGCAATAGCATGAGCCCACAACTCGCCCACGGAGCCAAAGTATTAGCGGTACGGATTAGCGAAAGTGACTGGGAGTATCAATCTGGGGGTGTTTATGCCGTCATGTACCGTGATTATTTTGTTGTGAAGCGTATCCGCGACAATGAACTGATCACCCGGAAATACCTGACACTTCACTCTGATAATCCAAATGGAGGGAACGTAACGGTTCCATTACAGGATATCCGGGGAATGTGGAAGATTGTAACAATCGTAGAAGCACCAGTAGAATAA